A single Acidobacteriaceae bacterium DNA region contains:
- a CDS encoding ATP-binding protein encodes MDPLEADKLCEFLHKATHVNPHRLPGQQLVDLVQSIFDVDAVAILDLDLREIYRTGEWFDDVDEILKNISLFETASEDRETGLIRRVLRVGQLPIGAMLLRGETTAKTADAIAAIISITFDRYHAFASESRSESAKRTEQMRTMVLDSLAHAYKTPLTAIEAAGSGLTAMGNLTAPQSELVSLIEEQADLLKQLTNRLLRTARLHASDLVLQTEMIAVGPLVDDVLASLREPLARFSVVIALSSEDVTVRGDRGLVTALLTQYVDNASKYAQTGTKIIIEGLEKSEGVILSVRSIGPLIPPSDYERIFDRYFRSSHSASQAPGTGIGLSVAKQAAQAHGGHVWVTSTEAGVTTFYASFPHQNDDSEIR; translated from the coding sequence GTGGATCCCCTGGAAGCAGACAAGCTCTGTGAGTTTCTTCACAAGGCAACGCATGTGAATCCGCACCGGTTGCCTGGGCAGCAGCTAGTGGATCTTGTGCAGTCAATCTTTGACGTGGATGCCGTCGCGATTTTGGATCTGGATCTGCGAGAGATATATCGGACTGGCGAGTGGTTCGATGATGTCGACGAGATACTCAAGAACATTAGTCTGTTCGAAACCGCAAGTGAGGACCGTGAGACCGGCTTGATTCGGCGGGTACTGCGAGTCGGACAGCTGCCTATTGGTGCAATGTTGCTGCGCGGCGAGACCACAGCCAAAACAGCAGATGCCATTGCGGCGATCATTTCCATCACCTTTGATCGCTACCACGCATTCGCCAGCGAAAGCCGTTCGGAGAGTGCGAAACGAACCGAGCAAATGCGTACGATGGTGCTCGACTCACTGGCGCATGCCTACAAGACTCCGCTAACCGCAATCGAAGCTGCTGGCAGCGGCCTGACCGCTATGGGAAACCTCACAGCTCCACAATCTGAACTCGTAAGCTTGATCGAAGAACAGGCGGATTTGCTGAAGCAGTTGACAAACCGTCTGCTACGCACCGCGCGGCTCCACGCTTCTGATCTTGTTCTCCAGACCGAAATGATAGCGGTCGGCCCGCTCGTCGATGATGTGCTGGCAAGTTTGCGCGAGCCGCTTGCTCGCTTCTCCGTCGTGATCGCTCTATCGAGCGAAGATGTCACTGTCCGCGGCGACCGAGGTCTCGTGACCGCTTTGCTTACTCAATATGTAGACAATGCCAGCAAGTATGCCCAGACCGGAACAAAAATTATCATCGAAGGCCTCGAGAAGTCCGAGGGTGTGATTCTTTCCGTACGAAGCATAGGCCCTCTCATTCCACCCAGTGATTACGAGCGCATCTTTGATCGCTACTTTCGCTCGTCGCATTCGGCCAGCCAGGCACCCGGAACGGGTATCGGCCTCTCGGTTGCGAAACAAGCTGCACAGGCTCACGGAGGACACGTTTGGGTGACAAGCACGGAAGCCGGCGTCACTACGTTCTATGCGTCGTTTCCCCATCAGAATGACGATAGCGAGATCCGATGA
- a CDS encoding outer membrane beta-barrel protein translates to MRIPLKLYGTLLTVLAFTPARSQTAPAPAVAAAATSDSQPPPSVPPAAQAPAPAPAPAPTTEGPRVWKLGPFDFSGFTDFYYSYNANHPSNDANGKTNDLYAFDDKTNQVNIEAAKFVINHDPKPIGMRIDLLFGRANALYHSSRDTSTDNYIEQAMLTTKPSHTHGTEIDFGEFTSSAGAEVVETPLNWNFSHSILFAWAVPYYHFGVRTSTPVTSTWTAGVQVVKGWNNVNLSDGGATVGLTSALTKPKYTWSANLYTGPANIFGEKNYKNLIDTTLLLTPTAKFNAYINYDYLHQNSTPVVSGSSTTSLHYQGIALAARQQVSGKGAFAARYEYFADGEALSTGTNQNLQEITGTYEYAWLPNLITRAEFRHDWSDVDFFHKGNTELVKGQTTATIGLIAFLGPKR, encoded by the coding sequence TTGCGAATCCCATTGAAGCTATATGGCACTCTCTTGACCGTCCTTGCCTTCACGCCAGCGCGATCGCAAACCGCACCAGCCCCCGCCGTCGCTGCCGCCGCGACAAGCGATTCTCAACCGCCCCCGTCTGTTCCACCGGCCGCGCAAGCGCCCGCGCCGGCACCGGCACCCGCGCCCACAACTGAAGGTCCTCGGGTATGGAAGCTTGGACCTTTCGATTTCAGCGGCTTCACCGACTTCTATTACAGCTACAACGCGAACCACCCGAGCAATGACGCCAACGGCAAGACGAACGACCTATATGCGTTCGATGACAAGACAAACCAGGTGAACATTGAAGCGGCAAAGTTCGTAATCAATCACGATCCCAAACCGATCGGTATGCGCATCGACCTGCTGTTTGGCAGGGCAAATGCGCTCTATCACAGTTCGCGAGACACCTCGACAGACAATTACATCGAGCAGGCAATGCTCACCACAAAACCATCGCACACCCACGGAACCGAGATCGATTTCGGTGAGTTCACGTCGTCGGCCGGCGCCGAAGTTGTGGAGACCCCACTCAACTGGAACTTCTCACATTCAATCCTGTTCGCCTGGGCGGTTCCGTACTACCACTTTGGCGTTCGCACCTCCACGCCGGTTACCAGTACGTGGACAGCGGGTGTGCAGGTCGTCAAGGGCTGGAACAACGTCAATTTGAGCGATGGCGGGGCTACCGTCGGCCTCACAAGCGCGCTCACTAAACCGAAGTACACGTGGAGCGCGAATCTCTACACGGGGCCTGCCAACATCTTCGGCGAAAAGAACTACAAGAACCTCATCGATACCACCCTACTGCTGACGCCGACCGCAAAATTCAACGCATACATAAACTACGACTACTTGCACCAGAACAGTACTCCGGTGGTCAGTGGATCATCGACCACTTCACTTCATTACCAGGGGATCGCCTTGGCTGCACGGCAACAGGTGTCGGGCAAAGGTGCCTTCGCCGCACGTTATGAGTACTTCGCTGATGGCGAGGCTCTTTCTACCGGTACTAACCAGAACCTTCAGGAGATCACGGGGACTTACGAATATGCGTGGCTGCCTAATCTGATCACCCGCGCCGAGTTCAGGCATGACTGGTCCGACGTGGACTTCTTCCACAAAGGGAACACTGAACTTGTGAAGGGGCAAACGACGGCGACGATCGGTCTTATTGCATTCCTCGGCCCGAAGCGCTGA